A genomic segment from Nicotiana tabacum cultivar K326 chromosome 9, ASM71507v2, whole genome shotgun sequence encodes:
- the LOC107784013 gene encoding NAC domain-containing protein 21/22 isoform X2 — translation MSSSSLSMVESKLPPGFRFHPRDEELICDYLMKKVAGSESDQQYPLLIEVDLNKSEPWEIPEVACVGGKEWYFYSQRDRKYATGLRTNRATVSGYWKATGKDRAIMRKGSLVGMRKTLVFYQGRAPKGRKTDWVMHEFRLETTSPHISSLKEDWVLCRVFHKNKELLAVKQGTGSSIYHEHDTISSSYLPPLMDPYITFDQTQPNNININTINMNELYYEQVPCFSIFNPNQTFSSHSHHIPTAGATDAYGGLPADIGTYLNAAATSSSCDNKVIKAVLSHLNIMEGSHNNNNPARNTVNVKAGGSPTSFGEGSSETSFLSEVGLTTMWNNHY, via the exons ATGAGTAGCAGCAGCCTGAGTATGGTGGAATCCAAATTACCACCAGGATTCAGATTCCATCCAAGAGATGAAGAACTTATTTGCGATTACTTAATGAAGAAGGTTGCTGGTTCTGAATCCGACCAACAGTACCCTCTTCTTATCGAAGTTGACCTTAACAAATCCGAGCCTTGGGAGATTCCTG AAGTGGCATGTGTTGGAGGGAAGGAATGGTACTTCTACAGCCAACGTGACAGAAAATACGCGACGGGACTGCGAACAAACAGGGCGACGGTATCGGGATATTGGAAGGCAACCGGAAAAGATAGGGCAATAATGAGAAAAGGAAGCCTTGTGGGAATGAGGAAAACCCTAGTTTTCTACCAAGGCAGAGCTCCTAAAGGAAGAAAAACTGATTGGGTCATGCATGAGTTCCGCCTCGAAACTACTTCCCCTCATATTTCTTCCCTCAAG GAGGATTGGGTGTTATGCCGAGTATTCCACAAGAACAAAGAATTACTTGCTGTCAAACAAGGAACAGGAAGCAGCATCTATCATGAACATGACACGATAAGCTCTTCATATCTACCGCCATTAATGGATCCTTATATCACTTTTGACCAAACACAGCCTaacaatattaatattaatactaTTAATATGAATGAATTATACTATGAGCAAGTGCCCTGCTTCTCCATTTTCAACCCTAACCAAACTTTCAGCTCCCACAGCCACCACATCCCCACCGCCGGAGCTACCGATGCGTACGGCGGTTTGCCAGCTGATATTGGAACGTACTTAAATGCAGCTGCAACATCCTCTTCGTGTGACAACAAAGTAATAAAAGCTGTTTTAAGTCATCTGAATATTATGGAAGGTAGTCATAACAACAATAACCCTGCCCGTAATACTGTGAACGTAAAAGCAGGAGGTTCTCCTACAAGCTTTGGGGAAGGAAGTTCTGAAACTAGCTTCTTGTCTGAGGTGGGCTTGACTACAATGTGGAACAATCATTATTGA
- the LOC107784013 gene encoding NAC domain-containing protein 21/22 isoform X1, protein MSSSSLSMVESKLPPGFRFHPRDEELICDYLMKKVAGSESDQQYPLLIEVDLNKSEPWEIPEVACVGGKEWYFYSQRDRKYATGLRTNRATVSGYWKATGKDRAIMRKGSLVGMRKTLVFYQGRAPKGRKTDWVMHEFRLETTSPHISSLKQEDWVLCRVFHKNKELLAVKQGTGSSIYHEHDTISSSYLPPLMDPYITFDQTQPNNININTINMNELYYEQVPCFSIFNPNQTFSSHSHHIPTAGATDAYGGLPADIGTYLNAAATSSSCDNKVIKAVLSHLNIMEGSHNNNNPARNTVNVKAGGSPTSFGEGSSETSFLSEVGLTTMWNNHY, encoded by the exons ATGAGTAGCAGCAGCCTGAGTATGGTGGAATCCAAATTACCACCAGGATTCAGATTCCATCCAAGAGATGAAGAACTTATTTGCGATTACTTAATGAAGAAGGTTGCTGGTTCTGAATCCGACCAACAGTACCCTCTTCTTATCGAAGTTGACCTTAACAAATCCGAGCCTTGGGAGATTCCTG AAGTGGCATGTGTTGGAGGGAAGGAATGGTACTTCTACAGCCAACGTGACAGAAAATACGCGACGGGACTGCGAACAAACAGGGCGACGGTATCGGGATATTGGAAGGCAACCGGAAAAGATAGGGCAATAATGAGAAAAGGAAGCCTTGTGGGAATGAGGAAAACCCTAGTTTTCTACCAAGGCAGAGCTCCTAAAGGAAGAAAAACTGATTGGGTCATGCATGAGTTCCGCCTCGAAACTACTTCCCCTCATATTTCTTCCCTCAAG CAGGAGGATTGGGTGTTATGCCGAGTATTCCACAAGAACAAAGAATTACTTGCTGTCAAACAAGGAACAGGAAGCAGCATCTATCATGAACATGACACGATAAGCTCTTCATATCTACCGCCATTAATGGATCCTTATATCACTTTTGACCAAACACAGCCTaacaatattaatattaatactaTTAATATGAATGAATTATACTATGAGCAAGTGCCCTGCTTCTCCATTTTCAACCCTAACCAAACTTTCAGCTCCCACAGCCACCACATCCCCACCGCCGGAGCTACCGATGCGTACGGCGGTTTGCCAGCTGATATTGGAACGTACTTAAATGCAGCTGCAACATCCTCTTCGTGTGACAACAAAGTAATAAAAGCTGTTTTAAGTCATCTGAATATTATGGAAGGTAGTCATAACAACAATAACCCTGCCCGTAATACTGTGAACGTAAAAGCAGGAGGTTCTCCTACAAGCTTTGGGGAAGGAAGTTCTGAAACTAGCTTCTTGTCTGAGGTGGGCTTGACTACAATGTGGAACAATCATTATTGA